The window atctattgaggcacaaaaaatattccatctttcTTTCTCTAGAAATCTCATTACATGCCCATGACATGAGCAGGGGAATTCCATTGTGCAGTTCCTTCCTACggttgtgcactccacatttGGAATAGAAGAATGGATAGGCGTCATCTGGTATGAATGAGTGTATCGGTGTCATCTGGTATGGAGGAGTGCATGGGCATCATATGGTATGGAGGAGTGCATGGGCGTCATCTAAAAAGGAGAAGGGGTGGATGTTGCCTTGTATGAAGGGAGAAATGGTTGAaaaccactatttaaggaagaaggTTGGGAGTTGTCTTAAagagagaagtggtggtgatcaccagtATTTAAGGAGTGAGGAGCCCATGAAGCgtataaataccccttcccatTCCTCATTTGAGGATGATGGAAAGGAGGATAGAACAGAGAAAACTAGGAGTGTTGTTCGCTCCTTCTCATAGGAGAGAGAGGTATTGCGCGCTTGCATGCAATTGAAGGAAGGATGAGGGAGTGCTTGCGCCCACTTGTCCTAAAGAAGGGCATTTGCACCAATTTATGTGGAAGCTTGTCCTGAAGACAGGCTTTtgcacaccactctgtgtggctATCTTTCTTAAAGCATGACTTTTATGCCACTTTGCATGGACTTCTTGTCCTAATGCAGGGCTTTCGTGCCATCTCTTATGGAAGTTTGTCTTGAAGCAAGGCTTTGCATGACTACGTGCAATTAAAGTTGGAGAGAAAGGGGGTTGCGCCACTTTGTGTGGAATCCTGTCTTGAAGACACGCTTTGTGGGCCACTTCTCATGGAGCCTTGTCCTGAAGGATGCTTTGTGCACCACTCTCCATGGAGCCTTGTCCTGAAGACGGGCTTTATACGCCACTTCTCACGGAACCTTATCCTGAAGAGAAGCTTTATGCGCCACTTTATATGGAGGGAGGTTGTGCGCTCCCACCTTCATAAGGAGGTCGTACGATCCCACCTTTATAGAAAGGGTGTGCACTCCCACTTTCAAGAGAGGTGTGCTCTCCACCTTGGTTAAATCTTGTGCACTCCTACCTTCGATAGATGATCTCTACACCTGTTGGATGTCTATGAATACCTCTCTCCCATCTTCATTTGGAGAGGGCAGTAAGAGAGAGAAACGAGAAAGAGAAGTGAGAGAAGGTAGAAGTTGGAGAGTCTCAAGGAGCTCctagaggagagagaaaagtggaGTATGATGGAAGATCCGCACAACAGAAAGGTGGCACAACGGAATTATAGCACAACCCAAGTTTGAGAAGCATCCGCCGTTTCCTCAGTTGTGCACTCGTACAATCCAAGTTCGTGAAGTTTTCAGATTCTCCTAGATTGTGCCCCAGTGTTCTTACCCAGAATGTCCCTTCCTTGATCAAGTGCGCCAGTTTTTGAATTTATAAAGGGAAAGTAAAGGAAATGTGAAGCATAGGGAGAGAGCTCCAGGAGTGGAAGGATGATCAATGCCTATCGCGCGCCAAATCAAGGGCATCAAGTCCACACAACCCATCTACTtttgcgatgaacatcaaaagtgtCGAAATGCTACTAAAATTGACATTGAATTGCCATTTAAGTTCCTTCTCTTTCATTCAATACGTTGATTCAGTGTActctattttcagaatcaagggaaatgtGAGGATGctaatgaactcaaaataaatagaaaattttgtgatcattgttctctcatcctttctttgttatcattgaatgaattctcctaaatcaaatgcatttgtttcttgtcgaaatacatctaaagcttcatcttttttctttaacaaatagactctagtgaacctagagtagtcatctacaaaagttatgtaatatctttttccacctctggacatgtgatttctaaaattacCGAAGTCACTATGtatcaactctaatagaacagaggaTTGTTCTATTCGTTTAAAggattttctaatgaattttgattctatacatgtttcacatttatcaaattctccattagatatattaggtaataaacctaatcttttcattttcttcaaagatactacattcacatgatcgaatctactatgccatagataaaagggttcaacgatataaacagaacttgatatcttcttattattatcattggatacatttataatgaataaaccatcactacagtatcccttaccaacaaaagtttcattcttagtcattacaagcttatctgaattaaatactaacttgacaccagccttattgaggagcgaaccagagaccaagtttcttctaatgtcaagcacatgtaggacatcattcaatagCAAAGTCTTtctagaagtgagtttcagaagtactttccctttcccaaCAACTAAagatgttctagcattacccacaAACacttgttcatcatctcctgatacttggtaggagatAAACATGCTatgatccttgcacacgtgcctagttgcaccagtgtctagcaccCGCTCCAAGTTGTTTATAAGAAAAACTTCTGACACCAAAGCTACtgccatgtcagactcattgcctattTCTATAAGATTAGCCCacagcttatctttgtttttcttaagcctgtaAGTTTTAATGTGATGTTCAGGCTTTCCACAATTGTAGCAATTTCCCTTTTTcttaaattgattgtttgcattcttcgtTTTGAGCATGTATTCATTAGCATAATATCCAGGTTTTCCACAATTAAGACATTtaccctttttcttattattattttcctgacTTGATTCTACAaaattcgcctttgaatctatctcatttctatttccttttttgtCCATGTTTCTATTAGCCTCCTCTATTCATATATGTACGATAGTAGTTTCCAATGAAATgccattctttttatgtttcatttatTCTTATACTCTTTCTAGGATGGTGGTAGTTTTTCTATCAGCGCTTCTGACACAAacgcttcatccaacttaattccttcagatgatagttcatgaactagattttgaaaatcatgaatctgatttgtgacaggtttatcatttgtcatttcataatgaaggaaattagcgattgcatgtttcttagtgcCTGCATCTTCCAAAATGTACTTATTTTATAAAGCAGTCCATATATCTTTAGCAGACTCATAAGAAGCAAACatgtcatatagttcgttggacaaagagtttaaaatataatttttaaaattattttcatctactacttcagtttgatttgttggatctatagtaaatgattcagatagaatgtatgaaactttaaggatggtcagtgcgaacatcagtttctgtttccaccgtttaaagtatTGTCCAACGAACGGTTTGATTTTGGCTAAATCAGTAGAGACATTAACTGTTATAGTAGccatagtttatgtaattcaaaatttgatttcaagattgttggaatatttggttgaattaaatagactactaaaaaattgagaaccaaaaaagaaaataaattttgagaaagtgGACTTATTAGATTGAGTTGAGGTGTGACatgagtcacttggcttgaaattgaatttgctccccttggacagcgtcccaagtgcaatagaGCAATCAACCTCCATGATACAATAACTATGACTCGGTCCTAGCATTGCACTCATTGTACGTGAGctcaaaccacttgcagtttaactcgaaagtactgagttgactcagcaaaaAACTCAATAAAATTCTTAAACCAGAATCAAAAGAACAGAGAGAGTTTTTAGAAGAGgagaataaaataaattttatagaGTCCAAAGTGGTGCATTAAACACCCTTTAGAAAgggttaggtccattgggtttaaacccaacaggtgggACCAACCGAACGGACGCATCTCTCAAGTTTAAAATGAAAAgacgcaagtgcgagtacactatCGTAAATAAAGgcccgcgagtacccatacacacacacacccacgtgaGTACAATCGCACTCGCACTCACACCCgcacccagcccagcccagcctgtCCCATCCCACGGACACTGACTAggactcagctcaactcggcacggcttggctcggctcggcacaCGCGCATGTAGTCAATGGCataaattagagctattggcataacccctccacaggaccaaattcacatgccccaaggcaaaaagcctatcttatatataagCAGATTTTCTTTGGAAatccaatgtgggactaaaccCACAACCTAAAACatcaaaaatttcaattttaaatataaatttaaaaaaaaaatacaacacaTGAATCATATCAATGGCTTGGCTCATATAATTTTCAGTGGAGGAAAACCTGAAGTGGATATGGAAAATCAACATTAAATCTCATAGAAATGgaaaattttatttatcatgTTTAGATAGGTGGAATACTCTTTTTCCCTATGGAAATTAAATTCTCTTCCACAGATGTGAAGTCTTTTACTGTTTCTGAAAGTAAACTGTGgaaatcaatttttaattttcatggtcctctttaaaaaaatggagatttCCATTTCTTAGAAAAAACTTGTTTTGCAGAGATTTCcacattttttttcaaagagAGAACTCACTTTTTACCATTGACCTAACCATATTTTCATGAAAATCATCTATGTTAAAACATAAATTATTTTCCACATATTTCCTCAATCTAAACAAGGAGAATAATttttgttgtttggtttgaaGTGTAATTTTCGATAAAGAACAAGGAAACCAAAGTAGTCAGCTCACAAGCTTTCGTGGCCCTGAAAATCGACAATATACTTTTCCCACAAAAACCGAGGAAAAATTGGACTTAATAAAGTTTCGAAGTGAAGTTCCATGGGAGTCATACTCCATGCATGCAAATCCGGCCTTGGTATTATTAGAAGGCAAGAAAAATGTTTTTTCTCAGCTAATAAGATGCCATTTAAGAAACCCGATGATAAATGATATtgaattataaataaaataaaatatattcatACATGTAAGGATAATTGAAGGTGATTCAAGGGCATTAATAAGACCTTCTTAAGTAATGTAGTTCAAGCTATTGGGCTGGTGGGCTTATGGGCTTTCCTTTCGCCCTTAGCTTTTCCATGGTCTGTTCCATTGCCTCTTTCCTTCTCTTGCTTGCCAGAATTTTGGCCTGTACACCACTCACATTCAGGTCCTTCTTCTCCATTGGGGGAGGCGTTGGAGGCCTCCGAGCAGCTGCACATGCACTCTTGCCTACTACCAGGGATCCTACAATGCCGCCCGTCAACCCGCTAACAAGGGCCCTAACaccataaaaaatcaaaaataataaaataataaaaaagaaaacagataAATTTCACATTGGATAATTAAATTCTTGTGAGAAATTCTAAGTAAGACATGGGCCATTCACAAGCTATGGAGTGTGATGAACATCCTTTAGCCCAAAATACAAGTTGTCCTCTTACCTAAGTAGGACACGTATGCCTTGAATGTAGGTTTGCACATTGTTCTTTATCTAACTGTGCAATGTTGGGTttttataaaataagaaaaagaaaatgttgaatttttttttcaaacttataAAGGAAAATGTAGGAGAAGGGTTGTGTCTTTTGATGATTGTTAGTGACCATTCATTTTATGAATGGTGATGCCTTTTTGGTGAATAGAACATCGTTTAATTTTTGAATTAATCGTGAAGAGATACCATTAATAGTGGAAGGAAGCCATTGCTGAAGAGGCATGACCTTGAAAAGCTATGTATATATGAAAGGGCATATGCCTTTTCATGAAAGTGGCTCTTTAATGTCCCTTGAGACTTTATATAAACCTATCTTTAGGTCAATCCGAATAATAACAACAATTCCAAtaatttcttcttctccattttttttaatgtttttttgaaaagttgtaatTTTTCAAGCGGTAAACTGCAAACAATTTTTTAGGCAGTAAACTGCAAATAATTTTTAGGGTGTAAACTGTAACAGTATATAGGTCAAGGATTTATGGTGCAAAAGGGTGTTTGGGGTATGATTTTTTGATTTTGCAAACCAAAGCCTACGTTTCTTTGGTTTTGGAGAAGATGCTTATTGTATCCTTGAGGTGGATTTTTTGTAACCCTCTTACAAACTGGTTTAATCACCTATAGGGTGTGAATATCGCTTTGAAGATAGCAACATCATAATGCGcattaagcctatctttaagtgagtgtttttttttaatcttttggcCTCTACTCTTACAATTTTAATGTGATATTATGGCCTCTTTATGGGTCATCCTAACTTTAATGGCAATTGATGGCAATTGATGGTGCATCTCTTCCTCACATCAGTTAAGTTGGATCGCGTGCTCACTCAAAATCCTCCTGCATTGCCTTCCAATAATGATATGATGGAACAAGCTTAAAAGTGACAGGATTGGGAGCGTAACAACTTTTTAATATAAGGGTCACATCTTCAACACTCTTTTTAACTCGTTGTATGTCGTCTACCTCCAAAAGACTACTAAGGAATTGTGGCAGGTGTCACTCGCCAAATACACATCAAAGGATGAAGGAAACAAAAAATTCCTTATAAGTATTTTGAAttcaaaatgttggatgaaaaacTGTCATTGACCAAGTCCATAAGTGATA is drawn from Magnolia sinica isolate HGM2019 chromosome 5, MsV1, whole genome shotgun sequence and contains these coding sequences:
- the LOC131246064 gene encoding uncharacterized protein LOC131246064, which codes for MPMAHFLAPSSASLAPVSARSEKHASWQIPGFEGQWSSHRGSDQARDNKSAVRLIDRRALVSGLTGGIVGSLVVGKSACAAARRPPTPPPMEKKDLNVSGVQAKILASKRRKEAMEQTMEKLRAKGKPISPPAQ